Within the Hevea brasiliensis isolate MT/VB/25A 57/8 chromosome 2, ASM3005281v1, whole genome shotgun sequence genome, the region AATTACACAATCAAGTCTCATAACAATGTTTACTCTCTTAAGCAGCCTATAGCATTTAAACAGGTTTGACCATTGGTTTTTAGCGAGTCATTTCAAGCTCCATTGCCTACACAACTGTGCAGATGAGAGATAACAGTAGACTCGAGCTTAATTTGATAACCTTATTTATATGGGATGAGACTAACACAAAGACAGGCTTTTTAAACTGAAATTGGACACCTAATGTGGATTAACTAAACATCTAATGTGGATTAACTAAGTACCATAAACAATGAATGAGAATGTGATTCTTTTTAGCAATATGAATGATCGGTTTGCCTCTTCAATAGTGGTGTTGTATCCAGAAAGAGCGGATTTACAAGCATCTCTGACCACTCGGCTCTGCATATGAGCTCCTCATTGGCACGACTGGCAGTTCAAGGTGGCCCCAGATGGTGTTTATGAAAATAGATTCTAAGATGGAAACTTTGGTTCCCCCAAGAGCATTGCCCAAAACAATGTCCAAATCCACAGTCTAACCCAAGCCTTTTGTTTCAGCAATGTCTGTATGATAAAAAGTGTCTCGTTTAAATTTTTGACACAGTTCATTAATCATGCTATTTTCATATCAATCTTATTATCATTTATATTGTGTATTAACATGATACGAACACGATCTGTCAATTCGAATTACCACCTCTGCTTACACTACAATAGTATTTCGATTATTtttgagaaacaatttaactgaatcTGAAGGTCAATAGGGTTCTTCAAGTAATCTTCAAGGTATTATTGCATATTCAGCTTCTTAGAAACCCAGAGAACCAGCCTGGTACTGGTAGTATGGCTTCCTCTTTGTACCAGTACCTTCCGTCTTGTTAATGAAAGGATTAGTAATTTAGTACTGTAACGTCCTCAAGCATCCTTTTTGTAATTATTCTTTGTCAACCGAAGGTGGCCTGCAATAAAGTGTATATGAAGTCCAAATCTACTTATAGAAATCCACAAGCAGCCACAACAGTTAAAGAATCAAAGCTTTCCCTTATTAACTAATAACTATGGGCTATTGAATTAAGCATTAATTGAAGTTTGGCGTTTGCTTTTTCATCTTTCTTTGGGCCTCTCACAGTTGTGGTTTTAGTACCATAGAAAGTGTTGGTGGCTTTGGACATTTGACTGGATGCCTAAACTTAGTATACCATAAAATTaggatataaaatatataatgagatttgactattaaatatataaatttcatacGTTCATATTTTAAGTTCATAGTTTACCAAATACATGCTAGTCGCTCCCTGTGATCTGTGTCTTTGCCCCTGTATTCTGAAATAGGTAATCTTTACTTTTTCATTACCGTCAAAAGGCCAAAGTGAAATTTGTTCACTTTTTGTTACTCAATAATGTCGGCTCCAAAGCGAGGAATTGACCCCAAAAGGCAAAAGAGGCACAAGGAACATTAAAGTCTGCTTCTTCCATACGTTTAACTTTAAGCGTGTGAACTTGAAGCTTTCATGAGCTTCCAAAGgttgattttaaagaaaatatctAAAATGACCAAAGAAACGACCTTGCATTATATAATCCcgtcaagaaaattaacaaaagaTCAATTCAACAATCCCTTCAAGAAAAATAACCAAAGATCAATTCAGCAatatttctgcaaaaattttccCAAGAACCAAAGAATTTCATATTTGCAACATTGACACAGTccaatttcatattttaataattatttataattatattaaactaTTAATTGTAACAATGTCtttataattttcattaatttatgataaaatttatataaCATGTTCACAcagtttataatttcatttttattattaatttatttaattttatgagaTTTGTACTATTAAATATCATTCCaagatataataattaaaatatttttatcatgaataaagCATACTCAAAGatagttataatttaatttttcagttttaattatttttttaatacatgAAACCGTGCAAATTAATTTAGATAATGGGCCATGGCAACTAAGACTTGTAAATcaacttataattaattaaatgcaaTCCTTTTGGGAAAGAAAATCATTAATTAACAAAAGACAGGAAGAAGCCAAGAGGTCCCAAACGATTATGTTACCTTATCTATAATATAATTCATTAATGCGGTCAACAAAGGAGTTGAAAGTAATTTAGGGATGATTACAAAGAGTAATTTAGGGATGATTACAAATTTAACTCAATTTTGGTTTTTCTTTTAAACGGGTGATTAAACATCTagagttatgtatcttctcctctaggtttataaaaattttatttttacttgaaAAAAAATAGAATAACTTGATTATTCTTTCTACAtctttaagttgttaagagtaaAGATATTTCGAGTTTGAGTTCCATTGTATACCTCTTATAATATTATTCATGATGGTGCCTCTATTGAACAAAGGTACAAAAGAAAATGGGTTTGAATCAGTCTGCAGAAACTCTTTGTTGTGAAGAAGAAAATGAACATAACAGAAAATTTTCTTGAAACCCAAATGGTGTTAATGGGACACAGCAGAGCAATAACTAACAAAACAACAAAAGCACTAAAATGTTGCCACCATGGTCATCCTCTAGCACaacatttaatttaagaattagcTTAATGGTAaggattaattataataaatagaaAGAAAAGGACAAAGGAAAAAGAGGTatacctattattattattattatttaaaaatgtaCATGAATCGATTCGATCGGATTCTATATATTTGACTCAACTGAACTGCTACATTTGATTTTGAAATTGCTGGAACCAAACTAGCAAATTAATTTAGTAACCCATATGCTACTTGTTAATTGGTTTTTAGGCTTCTTTCTGCTTCTTTTTCTTGAGCTTTTAACATTCAATATGTGATGTCTTGCTTTTCCTGTTTCTTTTGATTAATTTGCTTATAAAATAACAATACATTTTCTTGGCAGTTAAGGCTGCACATGcattgagatttttttttcctctttattTCACCTAAAAAATAAGGATGGTCAGTTTCTGTCTCAAGATAATTTAGATTGGTCATATCTGACAGCCACCTGAAAATCACGTGTGTGTGCTCTTTCTTTCTTTGTTCGTTTCTTCCTCTCTCTCATTTGAAATGAAAGGTATTACAATTGTATTGACCCGAAAATTCAAGGAAACCCCTTCATGTGAAAGCGAAACCATctaaaatgtaaaagaaaaaaaaaaaaatggaagtctCGGGTATTCAAGAACATgcatttgtatatatatatatatacagagaAAGCGAGGGATATAGCCAACCCAAGAGAACCTATCTGGCTATCTGCAAAGGTTGCTTTCAGTATTGTCATTGTCTTATCTTCTTGCTCATTTTCTCAAGCAAAGCAACCCAAGCCAAGAGCTCAcattaaattcttcaaaaccaaAAGTTAAGCAGCTTATTATCGAACCATTTTGATTCTTTAATTGCATGCACTAATTATACGTACCAAAAATGAAGTTTGGGAAAGAGTTTGGGGCACAAATGGTTCCAGAATGGCAAGAAGCATACATGGACTATGATTTCCTCAAAACTCTTCTGAAAGAGATCCAAAGGTTCAAGCTAAGAAACAGGCCACCGGCCACCCCAGGTGGTGGTCTAAAGAGAAAGTTGACCATGTATAGGGCTTTCAGTGGCCTAACACAGAGAAACAACCACAGTCCCAAGATCCCTTCTTCTTTTCCTGACATTGAAAGCCAATCAATTTTGGTGAATTCTGTCAACCGCGATGGCTCTCAAAGCTATGAGACTACTTTCCTTATGTCTTCGGATGAAGGAGGAGAGTATGAGCTGGTGTATTTTAGAAGACTTGATGATGAGTTCAATAAGGTGAACAAGTTTTATAAGGCTAAAGTTGAAGAGGTAATGAAGGAGGCTACCATGTTAAATACTCAAATGGACGCATTGATTGCTTTTAGGATCAAAGTGGAGAATCCTATTGGCTGGTCTGATAGGTCCGCTGATATGACTCGCCTTGCTTCTGATGTTGCAGCTTCTGCTGCTACACTGGCAGCTTCCACTCCATCCGGAGCTAGAGCAAGCAGTAAGTATCCTCTAATCTAAGGCTTGCtcaagaaattaatttttttttcgcataaataattaattatactttatCTTCATTTGCAGGAGGAGTTCATATAATGGATTCGATTGAAGAAGGTCCAAGCCTGCATGATGATGAACAATCCGATAAATCAATAAATGATAGAGAGGAGGGGAACGGTGGCAATGGCATTAGGAAGGTACAAGCAGTAGAGAAGCCACAGAACATTAGAGGCGCTAGACCAGCTCCACTGGAGATACTAAACCATGTGAAAATGAACAACACACTTGAGACTCCTCGCTCCACCATTAAAGGGTTCCTCAAAGTTCCCCAGAAGACAGAACTGAAATTCACAAGGGAAAATCTGAGGAGAGTTGAGGAACAACTCAAGCGTGCTTTCGTTGAGTTTTACCAAAAGCTTCGGCTCCTTAAGAGTTACAGCTTCTTGAATACATTAGCATTTTCGAAAATCATGAAGAAGTATGATAAGGTATATACGTATATACTACAACCCAGATTCATCTTCTAATTATTTTACTTATATGAGTTTAATCCCACCATTTTTTTTGCGTCATCAATTCCTACAGATTACTTCAAGAGATGCATCAAAAGCTTACATGAAAATGGTGGACAACTCCTACCTTGGCAGTTCTGATGAGGTGAGTTTTCTTTATCTATTTTCAATATAGGAATCCCTCCCTTAATGCcttatttaactaattaattatgattttacgCACACATATATCATAGGTAACCAAAGTCATGGAAAGGGTTGAAGCTACATTCATTAAGCATTTCTCAAACTCAAATCGGAGCAAGGGAATGAGCATCTTAAGACCAAAAGCGAAAAGAGAAAGACACAGGACAACATTTTATATGGGTAAAATTTCTGTTGATATAGCAACTCCTTTGCTTAATTACATGTAAATTTCAGATATCTCTTTGGTGTTgtattaatccctttttattggaaaattttcaGGTTTTTTCTCTGGCTGCACAGCAGCTCTTATAATAGCTCTTATTTTGATCATACGTGCCCGCAATATCATGGATGAGCCAGGGAGAGAAACATACATGAAAACCTTGTTTCCCCTTTACAGGTAAACCGAGTAATTTAGTTTCTACTTCCCAAAACTCAAATCAATGGAGCTGATCTGATCATGCTTGGTTATGATCCATGTCTTTGACAAGCTATATATCCTTAATCTCGCAGCTTTTTTGGGTTCATTGTCCTGCATTTGATAATGTATGCTACCAATATATTCTTCTGGAGGAGATACCGAGTGAATTATTCCTTCATATTTGGTTTCAAACAAGGAACAGAAATGGGCTATCGACAAGTTTTCCTTGTTGGTTTCGGTATTGCAGTACTAGCACTGATCTGTGTGCTCTCAAACCTCGACATGGAGATGGACCCTAAAACAAAAGATTATGAGCAATTTACTGAACTTCTCCCTCTGATCCTGGTTATAGTAAGAATCTTCTACCATACTCTTCTGCTCCATCCAACTTCCAAATTTCGGCATGAAAACTCataatttttttccctttctCTGCAGCTTCTCCTTGTTCTGCTGTTCTTGCCATTCAATGTCCTATACCGTTCAGCTCGCTTCTTCTTACTCATATGTCTCTTTCACTGTATTGCAGCTCCTCTCTATAAGGTAAAAACATTGGGGCAGAATAGCAAGAAGGAGTTAAAATGTGTAAATTAAATTGTTGGGTTTTTAATTGTCttgtaaatttcttcttctgcttCAGGTTGTACTCCCTGATTTTTTCTTGGCAGATCAACTGACCAGCCAGGTTAGTTAATGAccaatgctatatttcagtcacaAAACCCCAACCCCACAACCCCCcctctcttcctttttttttttttttgcaataatATGAGAATAAAGAGTTTCAATCAATGTACTGATATAGGTGCAAGCTATCAGAAGTCTGGAGTTCTATGTCTGCTATTATGGTTGGGGAGACTACAAACAGAGAGAAAACACTTGCAAAACAAGTGGTGTATACAACACCTTCTATTTCATCGTTGCTGTGATTCCTTACTGGTCTCGTCTTCTTCAGGTTACATATATAACCATTGAAAAGATTTTAACTTAGTATTAAATTTCCTTGAAATTATTAGCTATTTGACTAACATATTGTTCTGTTCTCTATTTGTATCAGTGCCTTCGGCGTCTGTTTGAAGAGAAAGATCCAATGCAAGGATACAATGGATTGAAGTATTTTGTGACAATAGTAGCTGTTTCCCTGAGGACAGCTTACAGTCTTAACAAAGGGATTGCTTGGAAAGTGATTGCTTGGATTTTCTCAGTCACAGCAGCAATCGCAGGTACATACTGGGATCTGGTTATTGATTGGGGGCTTCTTCAGCGCCATTCCAAGAACCGTTGGCTGAGAGACAAACTCCTTGTCCCTAACAAAATTATATACTATGTAGCCATGGTTAGTAGAAAGGAATATAAAGATATAGCTGCTTCAGATTCGTTTCTTTATATATCCTCTcataaattttcaaaaaattataacaaaattgATATCTTCTGCAGGTTTTGAATGTCTTGCTGAGATTCGCTTGGTTACAGACTGTCTTGAATTTCACGTTCTTTTCCTTGCATAAAGAGACTTCAATTGCCATTGTTGCTAGCCTCGAGATCATTCGCCGTGGCATATGGAATTTCTTCAGGTAAATACACGCAACCTGAAGAAAACATCAGAACTTTGAAATATTTTAACAATGCAAAAATTTGGCAAAATCTCATAATCTAAAACACTATTGTTTCAACGTTGATCAGGTTGGAGAATGAGCATCTGAACAATGTAGGAAAATATCGTGCATTCAAGTCAGTACCACTACCTTTCAACTATGACGAGGATGATGACAAAGATGAATAGCTATCCTTTCGTCAACATTGGATAAAACCGGAGAATATAACACAGAAAACTAAGAAAAGTCGTACAGAAAACTCTTTTGACGGGTGAAAAAGTAAAGGAAAATAACCAAACCAGGTTCATTTTTGACAATCGACAGAAACAAAAGAGAAAAAACAAGAACAATGTTCATTGAACCCAATTTTCAGAATGATTTGTATTCTTTATTTTCTATGTATAGCCGctattattttgatttttggcttCTACGTGATTCATTTGATTATTGGTTTCTATGCTTTTCATTAAGTcttcaataaaataataattgcGTTTGGACAATTCTATATTTAATCATTATTACGTGACCATGAAGCAGATTAGCAGAAAcagtcaaaagaaaaaaaaaatctttaaatcATGATGTAAATGATCAAACATTCAAACCTGAATTTTTCCGTCTCTAGTCACTAGGATAAACCCATCAATACTTTTTCCCTTTCGTATTTTCCCATCGCTTGGTCTCATTTTCTTGGCAATCAAGCAATTACAAGGTTAATTTGCAACAGTGCCTAAAGTGTCTCTTGACGAGTGAATTTAAGAGTAAACAAACTAAAAAGTCGAGGATCCTATGATTCAATTGTTagattatttatttgtattagCATGTGGATTAGTAATAATCAATTGTTAGGCTCATTGACAgattaaataatgatatcaaataatAAGTTTAGTAACGGACAATATCTAAACGGATTGAATCATGTGATTAGGTAACCCTGTAATTAGTCAGACTGTCCATAAGCCCACTAAGGAAGAGATCCCAACTCTCagtcttctatatatatatatatatatatatatatatatatatatatatatatatatatatatataaagtcgaGGATCCTATGATTCAATTGTtggattatttatttgtattagTATGTGGATTAGCAATAATCAATTGTTAGGCTTATTGACAgattaaataatgatattaaataATAAGCTTAGTAACGGGTAATATCTAAACGGATTGGATCATGTGATTAGGTAATCATGTAATGGGTCAGACTATCCATAAGCCCCACTAAGAAAGAGATCTCAACTCtcaatcttatatatatatatatatatatatatatatatattctgacaACTCTATTTAATATTAGATAGAATTCAGATAGAATTTGAACGTGTAGATATTGGGAGTTGTGAATCTACCATTTCGCTTCATTTTCTCTATTCTTGATTGTTCGTAGAAAATTATGAATACAAGCGTATTTTCGGGTACACATATtctctaatcatataatttataacgaATTAATTGTTTAACAATTAATATCAGAGCCTGGTTAGggattacaattttttttttcttaaacttCGTTATTGCGTGTTTGAATATTAGTCTCGACAAACATATATTGAATTTGATTTCATGGTTTGATAAACAGTTGTTTTTATGttaaatgcttaaaaaaaatggTGATGTGTGtttgtgtgttttttttttttttatgacccAATTTTATGGATAGATAttgttgttttcttttttttttttattgaatttcaaaatccATATGGCTATATGTTGGTTTTCGAGAcagtacataatatatttatatagtgattatgattgaatgtgattgaatttCGTAGCCCATATGAAACCTGCATACTGTTACATATGAGTAATCTAACAAAAGCAAAGAGCATAAAACATTTACAGTTCTGTTTGGGTATATGTTTAttaattatgataatattatGTGTTTATTAATAGTTGTTGGTTTTGTTGAACTAATTATGTTCACGCATATTGAAAATATATTCATGAGCAGTAACATTATTACTGTGTTCATAATATGGTGTCCATGAAAATTCTTATTATGATAAACACTTTTGTGATTATGAGCTCACCTATCGTGGGACTAGTCATAAAATTGTTTTGTTAAtttggtttaaaaaaaaaaatttattccaTGGATTTCAAGAGTTATTTGGATTATattaataatggatataccaatcaGTATAACACTATTAATATAATATGTTATTGTTAGTTGTAATGTTATTTGTTGATTGTCTTTAATATTAATACATTATCGGTATAAAAGTGTTAAAGATGttggtttataattttttttattagtttaatgagttttctttattttattataatccgGGACCCTTAGGCGGGATTATAATAAATAACAGTTTTGTACATAATTGTTTTCTTAGCAGGATCTGAAATGAAACTTTAGTTTTATGATTATGTTATATACATAATTCACGTTTTCTCTGCTGTTTATTTTCAGCTACTATTTCTATGCAATTATCTGTTGTGAAAACTCTGAATGACTCCAATTTTTATGATTGGAAAGAGTCTCTGAGTATGTACCTAGCAATAGCCCAACTGGATTTAGCTTGAAGGGTTGATGCACTTGCTGAACTTACTAATGAATCCACTGCTGTTGAAAAGACTTATCATGAAAAGTGACAAAATTCTAATAGGGTTTGCTTAATGGTGATGAAGTATACCATAGATAAGTCTATAAGACAGGGTATTCCTGATAAGGAGACTGCTAAGAAATTTCAACAGGTTGTTGCTAAAAAGTTTAAAAAGTTTGACAAGGCTCAAAAGAGTCATTATCTTTCTTTGCTAGAGTGCACCCAGTATGATGGTGTCAGTGGTGTACGGGAACACATCATGACACTTATAAGTTATTTCAACAGCTCAAGTCTTTTGATCT harbors:
- the LOC110673213 gene encoding phosphate transporter PHO1 homolog 3 — encoded protein: MKFGKEFGAQMVPEWQEAYMDYDFLKTLLKEIQRFKLRNRPPATPGGGLKRKLTMYRAFSGLTQRNNHSPKIPSSFPDIESQSILVNSVNRDGSQSYETTFLMSSDEGGEYELVYFRRLDDEFNKVNKFYKAKVEEVMKEATMLNTQMDALIAFRIKVENPIGWSDRSADMTRLASDVAASAATLAASTPSGARASRGVHIMDSIEEGPSLHDDEQSDKSINDREEGNGGNGIRKVQAVEKPQNIRGARPAPLEILNHVKMNNTLETPRSTIKGFLKVPQKTELKFTRENLRRVEEQLKRAFVEFYQKLRLLKSYSFLNTLAFSKIMKKYDKITSRDASKAYMKMVDNSYLGSSDEVTKVMERVEATFIKHFSNSNRSKGMSILRPKAKRERHRTTFYMGFFSGCTAALIIALILIIRARNIMDEPGRETYMKTLFPLYSFFGFIVLHLIMYATNIFFWRRYRVNYSFIFGFKQGTEMGYRQVFLVGFGIAVLALICVLSNLDMEMDPKTKDYEQFTELLPLILVILLLVLLFLPFNVLYRSARFFLLICLFHCIAAPLYKVVLPDFFLADQLTSQVQAIRSLEFYVCYYGWGDYKQRENTCKTSGVYNTFYFIVAVIPYWSRLLQCLRRLFEEKDPMQGYNGLKYFVTIVAVSLRTAYSLNKGIAWKVIAWIFSVTAAIAGTYWDLVIDWGLLQRHSKNRWLRDKLLVPNKIIYYVAMVLNVLLRFAWLQTVLNFTFFSLHKETSIAIVASLEIIRRGIWNFFRLENEHLNNVGKYRAFKSVPLPFNYDEDDDKDE